From one Nonomuraea polychroma genomic stretch:
- the gatC gene encoding Asp-tRNA(Asn)/Glu-tRNA(Gln) amidotransferase subunit GatC, translating into MSAITRDEVAHLARLSRLALTDDELDHYATQLDAIIEAVAKVSEVAAEDVPPSSHALPLTNVFRADEVRQSLTPEQALSGAPAVQDDRFQVPRILGEEA; encoded by the coding sequence ATGTCCGCCATAACCCGCGACGAGGTCGCACACCTGGCCCGATTGTCCAGGCTGGCGCTCACCGACGACGAGCTCGATCACTACGCCACCCAACTCGATGCCATCATCGAGGCGGTCGCGAAGGTCTCCGAGGTCGCCGCCGAGGACGTGCCGCCGTCGTCGCACGCGCTTCCGCTGACCAATGTCTTCCGCGCCGACGAGGTGCGCCAGTCACTGACCCCCGAGCAGGCGCTCTCCGGCGCGCCCGCCGTCCAGGACGACCGCTTCCAGGTGCCGCGCATCCTCGGGGAGGAGGCATGA
- the gatB gene encoding Asp-tRNA(Asn)/Glu-tRNA(Gln) amidotransferase subunit GatB: MVYDEALDRFEPVLGLETHVELGTKSKMFCGCKTTFGAPPNTQVCPTCLALPGALPVANEMAIESTIRIGLALNCSIAEWCRFARKNYFYPDMPKNYQISQYDEPLCFDGYLDVEVGGETVRIGIERVHLEEDTGKSTHVGGATGRIHGADYSIVDYNRAGIPLVEIVTKPIPGTDRLAPEVAKAYVTELREIMRSLGVSDVRMEEGSLRCDVNVSLMPRGSSEWGTRTETKNVNSLRSVERAVRSEIERQAAVLADGGKIIQETRHFHEDTGTTTSGRSKEEAQDYRYFPEPDLVPIAPDTAWVAELKAALPELPSVRRKRLQAEWGLSDLDMQAMHNADAFDLVEATVAAGAPAADARKWWMGELARRANESGIPLADLPITPAQIARVTELVASGALNDKLAREVLEGVLAGEGTPDEVVEKRGLQIVSDEGELLAIIDQVLADNADAAEKVRSGKIAAAGALVGGVMRASKGKADAARARQLILEKLGVEG, from the coding sequence ATGGTCTATGACGAAGCGCTCGACCGGTTCGAGCCGGTGCTCGGCCTGGAGACCCACGTCGAGCTGGGCACCAAGTCGAAGATGTTCTGCGGCTGCAAGACCACCTTCGGCGCCCCGCCCAACACCCAGGTCTGCCCGACCTGCCTGGCGCTGCCCGGCGCACTGCCCGTGGCCAACGAAATGGCCATCGAGTCGACGATCCGCATCGGCCTCGCGCTGAACTGCTCGATCGCCGAGTGGTGCCGCTTTGCCCGGAAAAACTATTTCTATCCGGACATGCCGAAGAACTACCAGATCTCGCAGTACGACGAGCCGCTCTGCTTCGACGGCTACCTCGACGTCGAGGTGGGCGGCGAAACCGTGCGGATCGGGATCGAGCGGGTGCACTTGGAGGAGGACACCGGCAAGTCCACCCATGTGGGCGGCGCGACCGGCCGCATCCACGGCGCCGACTACTCGATCGTCGACTACAACCGGGCCGGCATCCCGCTGGTCGAGATCGTCACCAAGCCCATCCCGGGCACCGACCGGCTCGCGCCCGAGGTGGCCAAGGCCTACGTCACCGAGCTGCGCGAGATCATGCGCTCGCTCGGCGTGTCCGACGTGCGCATGGAAGAGGGCTCGCTGCGGTGCGACGTCAATGTCTCGCTCATGCCGCGCGGCTCGTCCGAGTGGGGCACCCGTACCGAAACCAAGAACGTCAACTCACTGCGTAGCGTCGAGCGGGCAGTGCGGAGCGAGATCGAGCGGCAGGCCGCCGTCCTCGCCGACGGCGGGAAGATCATCCAGGAGACCCGGCACTTCCACGAGGACACCGGCACCACCACGTCCGGCCGGTCCAAGGAAGAGGCGCAGGACTACCGCTACTTCCCCGAGCCCGATCTGGTGCCGATCGCGCCGGACACCGCATGGGTGGCCGAGCTGAAGGCGGCGCTGCCCGAGCTGCCGTCGGTCCGTCGCAAGCGGCTGCAGGCGGAGTGGGGGCTGTCCGACCTCGACATGCAGGCCATGCACAACGCCGACGCGTTCGACCTGGTGGAGGCCACGGTCGCGGCGGGCGCGCCGGCGGCGGACGCGCGCAAGTGGTGGATGGGCGAGCTGGCGCGGCGCGCCAACGAGAGCGGGATCCCGCTGGCGGACCTGCCCATCACGCCGGCTCAGATCGCTCGCGTGACCGAGCTGGTGGCCTCGGGGGCGCTCAACGACAAGCTGGCGCGCGAGGTGCTCGAAGGCGTGCTGGCCGGCGAGGGCACGCCCGATGAGGTGGTCGAGAAGCGCGGGCTGCAGATCGTCAGCGACGAGGGCGAGCTGCTGGCGATCATCGACCAGGTGCTGGCGGACAACGCCGACGCGGCCGAGAAGGTGCGGTCCGGGAAGATCGCGGCGGCCGGTGCGTTGGTGGGCGGCGTCATGCGGGCCAGCAAGGGCAAGGCGGACGCGGCCCGCGCCCGCCAGCTGATCCTGGAGAAGCTGGGCGTCGAAGGGTAG
- a CDS encoding putative bifunctional diguanylate cyclase/phosphodiesterase, giving the protein MTDPTDTRDTGPRVGTPLWAFLAGVTVVGFTALVVAMIRLDWVALVELARTALFWVLAVLVILGELRPVMVSSASLVGGTYPSTMFTFAVLLHFGLPVAVLMQAVAVAINGVVTRKSWHRVMFNIAQSTLALTAAAVVLGAFGIAPSPVAPWEPSGAHLPAIALAGIAYFATRATLVCGAVSLHERRSIVRVLKATVGPQSLVYAALLGLAPLVVVVMNHSPGLVPLFVAPLAAVYFTATLSMRRDHQALHDELTGLPNRKMLIVSTEEALAEARQEERVGLFLLDLDRFKEVNDTMGHPVGDRLLQMVAHRLTHSVRPKDVVARLGGDEFAVLLPSIRDAHAAREVAARLRAALTEPVRLEGMTFDVDASVGIALYPDHAPDFELLLQRADVAMYLAKEGRTGVELYQPDKDRNSPERLTLLGDLRRAIDNRELRLHYQPKVRLSSGAVHGVEALLRWRHPVHGPIAPSEYVPLAEQSYLMRQLTAYVIEEALEQAACWWHSGLSVQISVNISARDLLDSALPEQLEVGLARYGLPPSAIQLEVTERILTGDQAYTQETIKELATLGVPLALDDFGTGYSSLIRLQRLAVSEVKIDASFVRRIADSEDDDRIVRSIVDLVRSLGLRSVAEGVESDAVALRLAEMGCDVGQGWLFGKPMPAADATAWLRERSEAAAAQVEYGYQPEVSSSA; this is encoded by the coding sequence ATGACTGACCCAACCGACACTCGCGACACCGGACCACGGGTCGGCACGCCGCTGTGGGCATTTCTCGCCGGCGTCACCGTGGTCGGCTTCACCGCCCTCGTCGTGGCGATGATCAGGCTGGACTGGGTGGCGCTCGTGGAGCTGGCCCGCACGGCACTGTTCTGGGTGCTCGCGGTCCTGGTGATCCTTGGTGAGCTCAGGCCCGTGATGGTGTCGTCCGCCAGCCTGGTGGGCGGCACATATCCGTCCACCATGTTCACCTTCGCCGTGCTGCTGCACTTCGGGCTGCCGGTCGCGGTGTTGATGCAGGCCGTCGCCGTCGCCATCAACGGGGTGGTGACCCGCAAGTCCTGGCATCGGGTCATGTTCAACATCGCTCAGTCGACGTTGGCGCTCACCGCGGCGGCCGTGGTGCTGGGGGCGTTCGGGATCGCGCCGAGCCCGGTCGCGCCGTGGGAGCCGAGCGGCGCTCACCTGCCGGCGATCGCGCTGGCCGGGATCGCGTACTTCGCGACCAGGGCGACCCTGGTCTGCGGGGCGGTCTCGCTGCACGAGCGGCGCTCGATCGTCCGGGTCCTGAAGGCCACCGTGGGACCGCAGAGCCTCGTCTACGCCGCGCTGCTGGGCCTCGCCCCCCTCGTCGTCGTGGTCATGAACCATTCGCCCGGCCTCGTCCCGCTCTTCGTCGCGCCCCTCGCGGCCGTCTACTTCACCGCCACGCTCTCCATGCGCCGCGACCATCAGGCCCTGCATGACGAGCTGACGGGCCTGCCCAATCGCAAGATGCTCATCGTGAGCACCGAGGAGGCGCTCGCCGAGGCCCGCCAGGAGGAGCGGGTCGGGCTGTTCCTGCTCGACCTGGACCGGTTCAAGGAGGTCAACGACACGATGGGCCACCCGGTGGGCGACCGGCTGCTGCAGATGGTCGCGCACCGGCTCACCCATTCCGTACGCCCCAAGGACGTCGTGGCCAGGCTGGGCGGCGACGAGTTCGCCGTGCTGCTGCCCTCGATCAGGGACGCCCACGCGGCCAGGGAGGTGGCGGCCAGGCTGCGCGCGGCGCTGACCGAGCCGGTGCGGCTGGAGGGCATGACCTTCGACGTGGACGCCTCGGTCGGGATCGCGCTCTATCCCGATCACGCGCCGGACTTCGAGCTGTTGCTGCAGCGGGCCGATGTGGCGATGTATCTCGCCAAGGAGGGGCGCACCGGCGTCGAGCTCTACCAGCCGGACAAGGACCGCAACTCGCCCGAGCGGCTCACCTTACTGGGCGATCTCCGCCGCGCCATCGACAACCGCGAGCTGCGGCTGCACTACCAGCCCAAGGTGCGCCTCAGCAGCGGCGCCGTGCACGGGGTGGAGGCCCTGCTGCGCTGGCGGCACCCGGTTCACGGGCCGATCGCGCCCTCCGAATACGTCCCCTTGGCCGAGCAGTCCTACCTGATGCGGCAGCTGACCGCGTACGTCATCGAGGAGGCTCTCGAGCAGGCCGCCTGCTGGTGGCACTCCGGGCTCAGCGTGCAGATCTCCGTCAACATCTCCGCCCGCGACCTGCTCGACTCGGCCCTGCCCGAGCAGCTGGAGGTGGGCCTGGCCAGGTACGGGCTGCCGCCGTCGGCCATCCAGCTGGAGGTGACCGAGCGCATCCTGACCGGCGACCAGGCGTACACGCAGGAGACGATCAAGGAGCTGGCCACGCTCGGCGTGCCGCTGGCCCTGGACGACTTCGGCACCGGCTACTCCTCGCTGATCAGGCTGCAGCGGCTGGCGGTGTCCGAGGTCAAGATCGACGCGTCGTTCGTCCGCAGGATCGCCGACTCCGAGGACGACGACCGGATCGTCCGCTCGATCGTGGACCTGGTGCGCTCGCTCGGGCTGCGTTCGGTGGCCGAGGGCGTCGAGTCGGACGCGGTCGCCCTGCGGCTGGCTGAGATGGGCTGCGACGTGGGACAGGGGTGGTTGTTCGGCAAGCCCATGCCTGCCGCCGACGCCACGGCCTGGCTCCGGGAGCGCTCCGAGGCCGCGGCCGCCCAGGTCGAGTACGGCTACCAGCCCGAAGTCAGCAGCTCCGCCTGA
- the gatA gene encoding Asp-tRNA(Asn)/Glu-tRNA(Gln) amidotransferase subunit GatA, with protein sequence MSLIHKTAAELGAMIAAGEVSAVEVAEAHLDRMAEVEPKVRAFLHVDREVTLEQARDVDARLKAGEKLGALAGVPIAHKDIFTTRDMPTTAASKILEGWRPPYDATVTKRLREAGLVILGKTNLDEFAMGSSTENSAYHPTHNPWDLTRVPGGSSGGSSAAVAAYEAPLSTGTDTGGSIRQPAAVTGIVGMKPTYGGSSRYGIIAFASSLDTPGPFARNVLDAALLHEAFSGHDPMDSTSIDAPVPSVVEAAKNPDVAGMRIGVVKEFSGEGYQAGVLARYHEVVKLLESLGATVVEVSCPSFTTALPAYYLIAPSECSSNLARFDAMRYGLRVGDDGTRSAEEVMALTRAAGFGPEVKRRIMLGTYALSSGYYDAYYGQAQKVRTVITRDFEAAYQQVDVLVSPTTPTTAFPIGERTDDPMAMYLADLCTIPSNLAGNAAMSVPCGLADEDGLPVGLQIMAPVLADDRCYRVGAAVEKALESRWGGPLLKEAPSL encoded by the coding sequence ATGAGTCTGATCCATAAGACCGCTGCCGAGCTGGGGGCGATGATCGCCGCCGGCGAGGTGTCGGCCGTCGAGGTGGCCGAGGCGCATCTGGATCGCATGGCCGAGGTGGAGCCCAAGGTCAGGGCGTTCCTGCACGTGGACCGCGAGGTCACGCTGGAGCAGGCGCGGGACGTCGACGCCAGGCTCAAGGCGGGCGAGAAGCTCGGAGCGCTGGCCGGCGTGCCGATCGCGCACAAGGACATTTTCACCACCCGTGACATGCCGACGACGGCCGCGTCCAAGATCCTCGAGGGCTGGCGGCCGCCTTACGACGCGACCGTCACCAAGCGGCTGCGCGAGGCCGGGCTGGTCATCCTGGGCAAGACGAACCTCGACGAGTTCGCCATGGGCTCCTCGACGGAAAACTCCGCCTACCACCCGACGCACAACCCGTGGGACCTGACCAGGGTGCCCGGCGGCTCGTCCGGCGGTTCGAGCGCCGCCGTCGCCGCGTACGAGGCGCCGCTGTCCACCGGCACCGACACGGGCGGCTCGATCCGGCAGCCCGCGGCCGTAACCGGCATTGTGGGCATGAAGCCGACGTACGGCGGCTCGTCCCGCTACGGGATCATCGCCTTCGCGAGCTCGCTCGACACGCCCGGCCCGTTCGCCCGTAACGTGCTCGACGCGGCGCTGCTGCACGAGGCGTTCTCCGGGCACGACCCGATGGACTCCACCTCCATCGACGCCCCGGTGCCCAGCGTGGTCGAGGCGGCGAAGAACCCGGACGTCGCCGGCATGCGGATCGGCGTCGTCAAGGAGTTCTCCGGCGAGGGCTACCAGGCCGGCGTGCTGGCCCGTTACCACGAGGTCGTCAAGCTGCTGGAGTCGCTCGGCGCCACGGTCGTCGAGGTCTCCTGCCCGTCGTTCACGACCGCCCTGCCGGCTTATTACCTGATCGCGCCGTCGGAGTGCTCGTCCAACCTCGCCCGCTTCGACGCCATGCGCTACGGCCTGCGCGTCGGCGACGACGGCACCCGCAGCGCCGAGGAGGTCATGGCGCTGACCCGGGCCGCCGGCTTCGGCCCCGAGGTCAAGCGGCGCATCATGCTCGGCACCTACGCGCTGTCGAGCGGCTACTACGACGCCTACTACGGCCAGGCACAGAAGGTGCGCACGGTCATCACGCGCGACTTCGAGGCCGCCTACCAGCAGGTCGACGTGCTGGTGTCGCCGACCACGCCGACGACGGCGTTCCCGATCGGCGAGCGCACCGACGACCCGATGGCGATGTACCTCGCCGACCTGTGCACCATCCCGTCCAACCTGGCTGGCAACGCCGCCATGTCGGTGCCGTGCGGCCTGGCCGACGAGGACGGCCTGCCCGTCGGCCTGCAGATCATGGCGCCGGTCCTGGCCGACGACCGCTGCTACCGCGTCGGCGCCGCCGTGGAGAAGGCCCTGGAGAGCCGCTGGGGCGGCCCGCTGCTGAAGGAGGCCCCGTCGCTATGA
- a CDS encoding MFS transporter, with translation MTRKALTAGLVAMVSLVAFEYMAVAIAMPVVAKELGGLELYGLAFSGAMAASVVGTVLGGRWADVRGPQAPLWTGAVFFAAGLMVAGLAPSMEVLIAGRFLQGFGGALVSVALYVVVARAYPESRHPRIFSLFATAWVVPSMVGPAIVGVVTDTLGWRWVFLLVPILTVAAGLVLLRGLAGQPVSGGQSEPAPGLLGKIAWAAVSAVGAALMQYGSSGGRFPLLIAGLVVLAVALPRLLPRGTLRAARGLPAVVSLRGLSAGAFFAAEVMVSLMLVAHRGLPTWASGLALMGGSLTWSFASWVQGREFFSQKTNLRFGSAMMALGILIMGTVAFTAVPVALAYPSWIITGFGIGLVYPTLSVLTLELSAPGEQGKNSSALQVGESVFSVVAVAVTAALFTASGSGYWAVFAATLAMALAGLAIAPRSIKDGSAVEAEPSQGSLIRPA, from the coding sequence ATGACGAGGAAAGCGTTGACAGCGGGCCTGGTGGCGATGGTGTCGCTGGTGGCCTTCGAGTACATGGCCGTCGCGATCGCCATGCCGGTCGTGGCCAAGGAGCTCGGCGGTCTGGAGCTGTACGGGCTGGCGTTCAGCGGCGCGATGGCCGCGAGCGTGGTCGGCACGGTCCTCGGCGGCCGGTGGGCGGATGTGCGCGGCCCCCAGGCGCCCCTGTGGACCGGTGCGGTGTTCTTCGCCGCGGGGCTGATGGTCGCGGGGCTGGCGCCGAGCATGGAGGTGCTGATCGCGGGACGGTTCCTGCAGGGGTTCGGCGGGGCGCTGGTCAGCGTGGCGTTGTACGTGGTGGTGGCCAGGGCCTATCCCGAGAGCCGGCATCCCAGGATCTTCTCCTTGTTCGCGACCGCATGGGTGGTGCCCTCGATGGTGGGCCCGGCGATCGTGGGTGTGGTGACCGACACGCTCGGATGGCGCTGGGTGTTCCTGCTGGTGCCGATCCTGACCGTGGCCGCCGGCCTGGTGCTGCTGCGCGGCCTGGCCGGGCAGCCGGTCAGCGGCGGGCAGAGCGAACCTGCTCCCGGTCTGCTGGGCAAGATCGCCTGGGCGGCTGTGAGCGCCGTCGGGGCCGCGCTCATGCAGTACGGCAGCAGCGGCGGACGCTTCCCCTTGCTGATCGCCGGCCTGGTGGTGCTGGCCGTGGCGCTTCCGAGGCTCCTTCCCCGCGGCACGCTCCGCGCCGCCCGCGGGCTGCCTGCCGTGGTGAGTCTGCGCGGCCTGTCGGCCGGGGCGTTCTTCGCGGCCGAGGTGATGGTGTCGCTCATGCTGGTCGCCCACCGCGGCCTGCCCACGTGGGCGTCCGGGCTGGCGCTCATGGGGGGCTCGCTGACCTGGTCGTTCGCCTCGTGGGTGCAGGGGCGCGAGTTCTTCAGCCAGAAGACGAACCTGCGGTTCGGCTCGGCCATGATGGCGCTCGGCATTCTGATCATGGGCACGGTGGCGTTCACCGCGGTGCCGGTGGCGCTGGCCTACCCGTCGTGGATCATCACCGGGTTCGGGATCGGGCTGGTCTACCCGACGCTGTCGGTGCTCACGCTGGAGCTGTCGGCCCCCGGCGAGCAGGGCAAGAACAGCTCGGCGCTGCAGGTGGGCGAGTCGGTGTTCTCGGTGGTGGCGGTGGCCGTCACCGCGGCGCTGTTCACGGCCTCCGGGTCCGGCTACTGGGCGGTGTTCGCGGCCACGCTGGCCATGGCGCTGGCCGGGCTGGCCATCGCGCCCCGATCGATCAAGGACGGTTCCGCCGTGGAGGCGGAACCGTCCCAGGGGTCGCTCATCCGACCCGCGTGA